The stretch of DNA GCCACCAAATGACACGGAAGCAAGTCTCAAGCTTACTGGCGCGAAAAATGTCCAGGAGACTGCCTACGAGGGACCAGAATCACCCTAGTACAGCTTTAGCCAGGCTCTGGCAGGGATGAGTGACCCCAGGAAAGAGGGAAATCAATACGGGCTCTCTAAGATCAAGATGAGGTTTAGCCTCAGCCTCTTACACTCCTAAATGGAAGGATATTTTAAATACACCCATTTATCAACCAGCAGCAGCAAGAACCTCAGGGCTTTCCATGTACTGGACGGGCGCAGTACCAGACCCAACGAGTTAGAACTGCTCAGCCTGATGGGTTTCATGGCTCCTCTAGAATGGCTAACTTAAATTCTATATAGTCATGCAGCAACATGGCCGTGTTGGCCTGCTGGCAAGTGTATAATGTTTATTTGGTTGAAATCTGTAAACATGTGTTTCTCATGACTCAGTATCTGGGCAAGAGGGTGGGGTTTGGGAATATTTCAGACAGACACTGCTAGGGTCCCACACAACCTCACCAAGCTCTCTGTCCACAGGGATGGAGGAGGCGCTCTGCAGAGTTCAGTACATAAGAACCTGTCCCAGCCTCTACATAAGAGACCTGACTTCCTGCAGCAAGGCTTCTTAGCCGCCTAAGAAGGGTCCCCGGGGCCACTCAGTATCCTCAAGCTCCAGTCAGGACACTTAAGGCAGTCAGCTTGTTTCACTCAACAGCTGACCATAGGGCCCAGCCTTGACAAGCTAAAGAGAGGCCTGAGTTTCGGtggtttaccctgaggcaatcaACACCTGGTTCCGacaaagaccacaaactgagactacccaggaaCAGACCGTCCAGAGAATTCCTAACGTTCCAGCCTGTAGTGGACAGGGTCACCCGCCAGCACACACCCactgcttttcaccaggacacccctagacaaatgtcagccaatcaggggtcctcaACCTTATAAACCCCTCAACCCCACCtctgctactataaaaacccagctctaactgagctcggggctctccgacCCCTACAATacgttggacacacagagagactgagtttgcaaacttgtctAAGAATAAAGGCCCTTTGCTTTTACACAGGACTCGGGTCTCCTGGTTGGTTTTGGGGgactccgtgatctgggcataacactgCCTTCCCCACCCTGTAGCTATGGCCTTCCAGATGCCTCCAGTCCTCCAGAGATGTGCGAGTTTCCAGGATCTTTCCTCAGGAATGAAGCTGGGAAGCCGAGCCGGCCCCGCCGGAGATCGCCCGCCGCCCTTGGCCTCCTAGTCCTCCTGGCAGAGCAGGCTCGCTCGTTCTCGGCAGCTGCTGGGCAGCCCGTCCCCGCTAACCTAGCGAGATCCCCGGGCGCCGGGTGTCAGCAGCCCCTGCGAACTTCACTCACCCTCTGGAGAAAGCTCAAGCGGTCCCGGAGCGGCGGCGCTGCCGCCATGGTCCAAGGAACTCCCCCCAGCCTGCCCCGCTTCCGCCAGGCTTCGCTCCTCCAATCACCGCGCAGCTCTGGCTCCTCCAGCCAATCGGTCTCAGGAAGGGGGGGGGCCGTCCGAAGTCCCAGTTAGAGACGGACAAGGATTAACACCAATGACTAAAGAACAGGCCAGTGACTCTGACCAATCATAAAATAGTATGGGCGGAGGGGCCGGATGTTTGTCGATTCGACGCCGGAAGAGGCGGGAGCCAATATGGCGGCGTCCACAGGAGCCAGGGAGAATCGCTCATGTCCGCCAACGGAGCCGTTTGGAGGCGCGTGCGGAGCCGCCTCCGAGCCTTCCCGGAGCATCTGGCGGCCTGCGGAGCCGAGGTAAGCAGCAGGCCGAGCCGGTTAGCCGGAGGTGGGGAGGATGGTGGCCCTGGGGAGGCCGCACTACCGTCGGGTCTTCCCTTAGGCTTCGGCGTACGGCAGGTGCGTGCAGGCCTCCACCGCCCCCGGAGGCCGCCTGAGGAAGGACCTGTGCGCGCGCGAGTTCGAGGCCCTGAGGAGCTGCTTTGCCGCCGCGGTAGGTGGGCGCGACCCTTTTGGCCTTCCCTTTCCGATGTTTGGTGGGTGCCGCCCGATAATGGGGACTTGGACTGCAGAAGTCTTAGGTCCTCATTCTAGGATAGGTTTCTAGAACGACACTAATGCTGGCTGCCTCCCGGATCGCCACGAGTGTTACCGAGGGCGGCTAATGCAGAAACAGCACCCAGTAGAACGTCCACTCAGTCACAGGGTCCAGGCTTTCATCTTTTAGGTGAGCTCAGGTGCCCCACGTACACACCAGCACCTCAGCTCTTTAAGGTGTTTGGAGACTGCAGTATTTGATGTGGTCGGGGCTTTTAAACCATAGCTAACTTGGACATTAACCCTTTCTCTCTCAGGCCAAGAAGACCTGATGGAGGCACCTGGGAAGGGCTGTGGGCACAGGCGCCTTGTACTGAGGACACACAGAGAGCTTTGCCGACTGAAAGAAGGTGTGGCTGGAGGCGGTcctggtgtttatgtttcttctAGGCTTGAACCTTGGGCAGGGCAGGCTTTGTTTATCGATCTGATTTCGATTAAGATGTAACAGAAGCAGCAATGAAGATTATTTAATTCGGCACAGTTTCAGGTTTTTATACGCAGAGCATGGTGTACGGAACTGGTTTCTTCCAAGAACAATGCATCCTCAGCACACctgcccctcaccccccccccaaaaaaaagcaggTGGCTGGTCTGGACCATAGAACTCTGCCAAAGGATCCCACTTAGAACTGTTCTCACCaagggccagagaaatggctcaacagttaagtcAAAATTCattgctttcttagagaaccctggttcagttgccagcacccacatggcagctcacaaccatctgtaactccagttccagggcatccaacaccctcttcttgcctctgcaggcaccaggcacacccaTGGTacagacatgaatgcaggcaaaacataatataagattaaataaatcttttttaaaaatccaactgCTCTCATCAAAAGTATTTAGTCTCAGTTCTAGCACGCCAGGTCCTGAATCCAACTGCTAATGGGCAAAACACCGAAGATGCCTCAGCAACCGCACAAGGGGAGCGAGCCCAGTGTGACAAGTGCCGTGCAGATGACGGTCCAGGAATTGGGCAGAGGCTTTTTGGACAAAAAACAAGGAGGTTCTGCTTCAGACTTGCAGTGCGGGGACAGCCATCCCTGCAGCCTGTCCTGGGTGATGGCTCCtggctttccttcttcccctcttcatATAGTAAGTTTAAAAATTCAGAgtgcaaacacctttaatcccagcactcgggaggcagaggcagtcggatctctgagttcgaggccagcctggtctacagagggagttccaggacaggctccaaagctacagagaaaccctgtaaacaaaacaacaaaaaagcagagTGCAGCAAGGGATTCCGCGGGCACGAGTGCCACCTGCTGGGAAGCATGGGAAGTGCTCGGTCCCACTTCTAGGTGTGGAGGTTGTGCTGCTGTCCTTGAACCAGTTTGCACCTGTCTGAGAGCCTGGGTTCTGGAAATGGGGCGAGAGGCCGGTGGTGCCCTACACTTTACGCCAAAATCGGCCTCCCTGCTACTCTGGAACTGGCCTGgcttagcaggctgagaaaagCCAGATTTTCTAGTTTGAAATGTATTTAACGCTTATGAGTGTTttagatgtatgtgtgtacactgtgtgtgtgcttggtggctgggggaggagggcacaAACaagatgttggattccctggaattggagttagaggtagttatgagctgccacatggatgATGGaaatcgaacctgggtcttctcTAAGAgcaacaactgagccatctcttcagcttctaGGAAACTGGGTGATAGATACTCTTGAGTCCACCCCCAGACATGACTTCTTGGCTATTGCAGAGAGCCAGGTCAATTAGTTTCTGTCTCAATGGACAGTGGTGTCTGTTCTCAAGGGACCTGATGGTGTGACTGGACAGTTGCCCAAGGATACCAGGTTGCCCTCCATAGAAGCACCACCTACTCAGTGTTCTCTTCCCCACTGTTGAGACTTCTCAGCCTTCCACAGCATCCTGAAGTCCTTGTGATAGCTCAGAGTATAGCTCCTCTCTCAAGTCTTCCAACTCTGGGCCCCACTGAGCTCAGGTCCCCCCAAGCTTGTCTGGCAAACTGTTCTCTCTTGCTGTCTCTTCATCCTCCCCTCTGAAGTGGCAGGTAGACATCCACTGCCATTCCCGGCACAGTCCAGGCCCACAAACTCCGCAGCCCGGCCTCTACTCCATCATCATTTGAATATTACATTCCTTCACACACCCAAACCCAATTCCCATGGACTAGTCCCCAGCTAGTGGTTCTATTTTGGGAGGTTCTAGAAATTTCAGGAAGTAGGTCACTGCAGGCATGCTCTTGAAGGTTGTGCCTGATCCCCAGTTCCTGTCCACTGGGCTGTGAGTAGAACCCTGAACTAGGGGTTTACAAAGAATGCAATGCATTCCTCACAGCCTGGAAGCCCGGAGGCCAAAGGTCAAGGTCAGTACTGTGAGGCCCTCCTGCTCAATAGGGGATCTATGAACACAGCACAAAAGATGCCTCAGTGAGGGTGTGGAGAACACAGTACAAAAGATGCCTCACTGGGTGTACCTTTGTATCCTAAGCTCTTAAAGCCTCCTGGTACACTTACTTGGAAGCCCTGAGCTTTAGAGGCGCCACACTGAACCACAGCAGATGTCTTGGCCTCAGATGAGATCTCttgttcctttttgttgtttttctggaactcactctgttgaccagggtggccttgaactcagagatctgcccgcctcctggagtgctaggattaaaggtgtgcatagCCACATCTGTTGTTGCTGAGAACTTTAGCTCCTCTATGTTCCTGTCCTGCTGTTGCCCCAGGAACAGAAGCATCCCAGGCCTGTAGCACAGCAACCAAGAGTACCTGTTCTATAGCAGAACCATCACTGGCAGGCACCACATCGCAGTAGCCTACGCCAGGTGACCCAACACCTAAAGACTGCACTGGCAGGTGGCTCCCTGGTGCCCTAGCCTTACAGGACCCAGATGGAGGTGCTGTCTCCTTCTGCACTTCTGCAGTTCAGCATTAAGCCCCCACCCGCCGGTCTGTGCCTTCTGGAGGAAGCATTCTCATCTGAAGGCTGTTGGACCAGGACTAGGGGGGCAgctaggaggcagagatggggcagGGGCAGCGCCACCTGCTCTACAGCAGATGCAGACCAGGAGAACCCGTGTCAAGGGGGATAGTCAAGAAAATCAAGCTGTGACGAGAGTTACAACAGTCCAAAAGGATGACAAGATAACATCTAACCACCCAATAATCGCTCATCTGGAAGCGTGTTTAGTCAGAAAGGCCGCGAGGAAGCCTGAGACCTGCCTTCCATTGGCGGGTCCCTCCGTGAGCCACACTTGGTCCGCCCAGTGCAGTTACAGAGGGCCCCTGGAAGCTTCCACTGCTGCCATCTGCTGGTTTTCAAGCTGTCCAGTAACATCTTGAGAGATAAGTGGCTGAAGGCACTGTTCTCACAGAGggtccaggtttgattcccagcagctcAGAGCGTTCATAGCTCCTGCTCCAGACCTCCAAGGGCACCGCATGTATCTGATGCAGATATGGgtgaacaaaacactcatatacataaaaaaaatctaaattaaaaaaatgtaataaaatatatctcaagagatgcatgcagatagagcacaCAGTGGGGTGTGGCCTGGCTCACCTATGACCCCATTGAGACTCCGGGGCCTTCCAATCCCTTCATGGCAGGGCTTGGGGACAAACCAGATTCTTGTCCCTCAATCTCTTACTGGGCGAGGggttgacaaaacaaaacattgtctCTGCTCAAAGACAACACCATCATGTGTTCCGCCCTGACAGCTCTACCCTGAGTCTGAGGCCACGCAGATGCATGCGGCATCCCAAGGCTCGTCCTGGTGGTGAGTGTGCCACTGTTCAACCTCCTCCTTGTCCTGGTGGTGAGTGTGCCACTGTTCAACCTCCTCCTGTCCTGGTGGTGAGTGTGCCACTGTTCAACCTCCTTGTCCTGGTGGTGAGTGTGCCACTGTTCAACCTCCTCCCTACAGTGGTGAGTGTGCCACTGTTCAACCTCCTCCCTACAGCAGGGATCAGCATGACACAGAAGACTGAGCTGCCTGTGGGGTCCCCAGCTGTGCTCACCCATCTGAGTTGAGGGAACCCCATGACCTCGAGGCCCCGTTTGGTGCCATCCAGGATCCTTTAGGTAAACAACTGATTCACTAGATATtagtggtgttttattttttgtttcataatcAATTTCAAAGAATGCGGATGACAGGAAACCAGGAGGGCCTTGTTCCTCCTCCCAACCCAAATCATACCCAATCCTGGGCCTCCCCGTGGGGAGACAGAGTCGCCTATGGCAGGCTTCCCACACCAAGGAGAATATGGGACATCAAGTCAGAGTGGAATCTGGCTGTGATGGGCTGTAACTGCCCGCCCTGCTAtcagtgctgctgctggtgaATCGGGACAGGCAGGCGCTGCCACCGTGAAGCGGCGGGGCTGACCCTCGATGCTGCCTTTCCAAGGCAGACCTGGGCAAGTGAGTGCCCTGACGGAGCCTTGGAGCAGGTGTTCCACAGAGTGTGGTAAGATGTCTGGGGACATAAGAAGTGGCCTCCAATCAGGTGTGGCTGGATAGCACCAGCCACTGTCCGATGCCTGGTTCTCACGCTTCTTCCAGCTCTCCAGGCAACTGTTTGATTTGCCGGCTGTGTACCACCTGTAACGCAGCCCCTGCAGCCTGCCGGAGCTGGGAGTCCAGGGCGCTGTGGAGGTCGTTCACCTGTACGTTAGGCAGGGAGTTAAAGCTAATGATGACTCCACCCTTCGGAGCCAGCTCCTGCTCTGGGTGAGAGGAAAGATCCCGCCGTCTCCTCCGGAGGTCAGAGCCAGCCTGCACTTTCAGGTCACGGTTGGGTTTGACATTCTCTGGCTTCTGACCCTCCGGCACAGCTATGTCTGGCCTCTTCTTTGTCTCCTGGATGGTGGCATCCCCCTTTCCTCCTTGCTGCCCCTCAGCAGGTATGTGAACCCCTCGGGGAACCTCACTTCTTACCTCTGGGTGAGAATCCTGACCTTTGTTAGGGATGGCCTGGGGTTCTTGCTGAAACCCGGCCTGGGGCTGGGAGCCTCTGTCTGCTGGCTTAGCTGAAACCATGGTGGGTCCTGATTGCCTGGACTTTGTGCGAGAGTCCtcagcctctgcccctgccaAGGGCTGCCCAGCCTCTTTGGGAGTATGGGCACCAGCGGCTAGCGCTTCCTTTacagttttcctccttccttgggAACCTGCACCAAAGGCATCTTGGTGCTGCCTGGCGACTTCCTCTGCAAGCTGCTTCTCTGGACTCTTGGGGGCCCCAGCAGAGTCTGGCTTGAGCACTGGTTCCAAGTCCCCAGGGACCAGCTCCCTCACAGCTCCAGCCACCTTGAGCGCAGCATCCTTCTGGTCTTCTCTCAGCTTAGTCTGGGCCCCCTGGGGCTCTTTGTCATGGCCACCAGGAGGAAGGTCAGCTAGGTCTCTGCCCAGCGCTGCCTTAGCTTCCCCCGGGGGTTGCTGGCCCATCTCTTGCAGGGGAGCAGGACGACCCTTAGGCTGCAAAGGCTGTGGAGGGCCACCTTCCACTGTCTCATCAGCACGCTGGTCCCcggcttcctcctcctgccctctgAGCGCCGCCACCCCAGGCTCTGGCTGCATGTCAGCTGCAAATGAAATGAAGGTGAGTGCCAGTTTGGCCAGAGAGAGGAACACGAGTTGCTGGTTCACTGACCAAAAAGAAACTTTCAAGCAGCTAAGAATCactaagagctggagagatggctcagtagcgaAGAATGCTCGCTGTTACTGCTGAAGACCAGAGCTGCATTCCAGCAGCTACTCAGGCAGcgcacaactgcctgtaactccacctcgAGGTGCTCTGACATCCTCTTCCAGCCTACACACATCcacaataaaatatgcaaataaactaaaattaaataagtaaatgaatgcatgaatggataaataaaaaggATCACTCATCAAAACCAAAATCCTCCTCCCACACTGCTGGCCACCCAGCCTGAGGTCCAGCCCCAGACCTGGCCTGGCTGGCTGTCTGCTCCCCAGGGCTCTACCTACCAGGCTTAGCCTtgtcctcttcatcctcctgtcGCTGCTGGCGGATTTCCTTGTGCTGCTCCTCGATCACAGCCAGCAGCTTCTCCTGCTGGTCCAGGAGGCGCTTCTGCTGCACCTGCTGCTCTTTGATCACCTGCAGCAGCACGGCGTGGTCCAGCATCTCGGCCCTGCCAGCTTCTGGTGGGGACACACACAGTCAGATGCACTCGGTACCGTTGCCAGAACCCGTGGGACTGATGGCCCCGCCACGCCCATCTGTCTGCATCACCTCAGTCCCACTGGAACCAGGCACGGAGTTAAGTAAGGCTGGAGGGAGAAGCCCTAGCCAGGGTGGGCCTCCAGGACAGTCTCCTGTCCAGCAACAGGGCTGCCTGCTTTTACCCTCACCCTCAGAGGCACGGGCGGATCCAAGCTCCCCGCCTGGCTGGCTGACAAAACTGAAGAGGGAAAGGACTAGGAAGTTTCAGGTTCCCCGAGCTGGCcagtctcctcctgcctcacacaGCTGTTCTAGGACTagcacaagagaaaagaaaacctaaaaactatttaaaaagttttaatattttaagatttctttcaaGATGAGGagaatcttaaaaacaaaggaagTCTTCAGGTGGTGCATGAGAACCTGCCACTGTGGCCCAGACATGGGGGAGGGGTTCCTCAGGAAGGAGGGGAACACCATCTTATTAAGGGGGGTGAGCCAGGGGGGGGGTCTTCCTAGACACATTTGCTGTGTCCCACCCATGCGACACTGGTGGTGTGGCCCGGTCTCATCCCTGCTGTGGAGGCCTCCTACAGTGCGGCAGAGCTGGCTGGTCTTTTCCTACAAGCACTTCCGCACTGGTCAGTTCTCCACAGCAGGCAGCCAGGGCAGGGCAGCTCCACAAGTCACACGATTTAAACCAGCCATCGTGAGAAGACACGGTGAAAGAGTGGGTGTCAGAGCCTAGGGACGTCTTGTGCAGAGGTGGGTTGGAGCCCGCCTGTAATCCTAGACAGGAgcacaggcaagcagatctctatgagtctgaggccggCCAGATGCAGGGCACACACTCACAAGTTAACTCTCTGAAGCAGGTCATGGTTAGTGACATCCAGGGGCAGTGATAAACTCCCACGAACACCCTAGGTCTCCTCAAACCCCTCAGTAGCCaatacaaggaaagaaagacaagttggaggccaggtagtggtggcataggcctttgatcccagcactcgggaggcagaggcaagtggatctctgtgagttcgagaccagcctggtctacaagagctagttccaggacaggctccagagctacagagaaacctcaggaaaaaaaaaaagaaagaaagaaaaacaaattagacAGCGGAGAGGATCCTGGGGCCCACCATGAATGGAACAAAGTTTTCCCTCTTGCCGGTGCCTTAGATTCAGACACTGGCTTGGGAAGGAAAGGCCTCATAACACAGggctcctttttctcccttcccataGAAAGCTCAAAGCGTCTCTCCAACAGGCCACACGGCACCAGACTGCATGATCATATAACCAGCAGTTGTACGGAGACAAAGCTACACATGTTGGTGGCGCTTCCACACTGTGAAGAGCAAGGTTCTGAAAGAGCAACCCACAGCTTAGTGCTCTGAGTGGACTAGCCGAGTTGGTTctagcagagaaaggaaggagccatGTCCAGCTGGAAGCCCCATGTGGTAAATGCAGACAGCATGGTGACTGGCTTTTCCCAGCCAGAACCTACCAGGACAAGGTACACAGATGGGATGAAGACCCCACACTAGACACAGTGGGATTTATGGGTGCAAGCCACACATGGCATCAGCAGGTACATGCAGCCCACCCTGACTCGCCACTCAGCTGTCCTCTGGGGCCACAGGCTGAGAAGAACTGAAGTTGAaaggaagagggagctggagtGTCAGCGACGACACCTGGGGGTGCACTGCACCTGGAGGGCTGCGCTGCACCTGGAGGGTTGTGCTGCACCTGGAGGGCTGCGCTGCACCTGGAGGGTTGTGCTGCACCTGGAGGGTTGTGCTGCACCTGGAGGGCTGCGCTGCACCTGGAAGGGCACGCTGCACCTGGAGGGTTGTGCTGCACCTGGAGGGTTCTGCTGCACCTGGAGGGTTGTGCTGCACCTGGAGGGGGGGGCACTGCACCTTGAGGAGTGTGCTGCATCTAGAGGGGTGCTGCTCCTTGGGCCGGACAAACATTCACGTAGGCCCCTCACAGGTGTAGGATGCCACCCAGGTGCCGTCCCCACACTGTCAGAGCCTCCACTCACATGCTTCTTTACAACACAGTCCTGAGCCGTACCTGCTACTAGCTTTTTAATCTCAGCTGTCCGTCCCATTGAGAGCATATGAAAGAGAGGCACAACAGGGAATAATGAAAAGTCtcttcttcagaaagaaaaaaacaaagaatcaaacaTGTTCAAGTGACAGATTACAGAACTGGAACCAGCAAATATAGTCAGACTAaaaccagagaggaaaacagCAAGCATGGGGAGTTTCCCAAGCAATCTGGGAGCTGCAGCCAGGCAAAAGGAACCAGAAGCTCCGCCTTTCAGGCTTCACTGAGACGTCAGCCTGGAGCAGCCGCTCAAGTCTGACCTTCAGGGCTGAGTGAGAAGCAAACCCTGGATCTTTTCACACCACTGCGAGGTGAACCATGAACACGTAAGGCAGGCCCGGATCAGAGACGGCCTGGGTAGTCCTGGGAGTTCGATCCAGGAGAGCCAAGCAGTCCACTGCCTGGTCCTTACAACAGACCAGGGGTGAGACTTCAGGTGGGCTTTGTGAAAACAACTGGACGGGTGGTCACTCCAGGGCTTCTGAGGGGGGGGGCATGACTACCACCTTCCCCGTACATAAAATACTATGGGATCAACCATAAAGATTcaaaatggggggctggagagatggctcagtggttaagagtattgcctgctcttccaaaggtcctgacttcaattcccagcaaccacatggtggctcacaaccatctgtaaagaggtctggtaccctcttctggcctgcagacatgcacacagacagaatattgtatactaaataaataaatatttaaaaaaaaagattcaaaatgGACATAAAGTTCGTGAACTCAGGGCAAGTCAGCCATAGCAAACTCCGTGTGCCAGGGCAGGCCTTCGCTTCAGGTGTGGCAAGGACTCAGGCCATGCTGCTGACCACCAACGCCACGCCAGCCCCACCTAAGGCACAGCTTTCAGATGAGCCTTCACACCCGGTGCTGTCTTTACACACGAGTGGGTAAACAGCAGCATGCGTGCTTTAAGATGGAATGAAAATGGAGATTAGAAGCCATGCAACTACATGACACTTTTCTTTAAAGGGAAAATGGGGAGATAAAAATAGTCCCGACAGGTGTGGAGGAAAGCCACTGGCAGGAAATAGCAGGGGTCACTGGCGTGCATCCTTAGCATAGAAACCAAGGGACAGAAACCATGGAGCAGGAGAGATCCAGGAGCGACCACCCCACCCAACCTCACTCTGGGGCTCCTTCAGAGGGGCGGTGCAGACTCACCTTCTAGCTTGCTCCCCGCCTGGTCTCCACCTGGTTGTTCAgcctctttctgctccctctcctctgcagcctctggcCTTTGTGCAGGGAGGTCCGCCTTCCCACCTGCACACAGGGAGACTCAGCTGGTTTGTTGAAAAGTCAAAAAgtcaggggtggggtgaggggctgGCAGATGTTTCCGAAAACGTCTCCATAGCTAGCCCCCCCCCAACACAGTTTATATTCAACCTGATGATTACcaggaaagtaataaaaaaatatttaacaatctCACAGGCTGATGGCAGCGAGCCAATGTTAACCACCTAAGCCAATTAAAATGCAAGCACCGTCCTAACCAGCTCTTAGACGGGCACTTAACAATGTGTTACCTGTCAAGCGTTCCTGCACTGTCCCCCGTGTGCGCCCAGACACGCGAGAACAGCATGGCACCTGACATTTAGTGGTCTGGCAAACAACCGCGTGACAGATATTACAGGAGCTGTCAAGGCACCAGGCTCTTCTCCACTCCACCAGCTGCTGAGGGGGCTGCGACATTCACATGCTAATCTTGTGAATGAGAGAGCCCGGACTGAGAGGGACTAACCGGTTCCTGCCACAGCAACCATAggagctgccccccccccccatctccaggGAGGCAGACACTCACCAAGGTTGCTCTCCGCGTCGCTCTCTGCGGGCTTCTCTTGGACCCCTTCAGCCTTCTGGGCAGCCTCTTCACCGCCCTCACCTGCCACCACAGCATTCTGCTCCACAGAGAGCCTGGACTGGGGCACTGGATGCAGATCCCTAGTGTCTGGTCTGGAATCTTCCTTCCTGGGCTGGACAGGTGGCTGATCATTTGCCTCTGGAACCTTTTGGGGATGCTCGGCTTCCACCACTGCCGGGGCTTGCTCAagtctcttcccttcctctcccctctcgggctcctgctcctccctctctgaccCAGGTGGAGGTGGTGCCACCTGGCCCCTGGCCCCGGGGTCCCCTTCATCTGTGAGCTTGGGAGGTGGCTTTTTCTCCTCTGGCCCTTCTTGGTCTTGCCCTTCATCCACCACCACCTTGTCATGAGGGATGGGAGGCTCATGGCGGTGGGCCTCGCCCACAGGGACAGCAATACCTGGAAGGACACAGGACAGGCTGGAGTCATACTGGAGAGAGGCCCCACTTCACCTCCACAGCTCTGAGGACTAGCAGACCTGGAACATCAACTTTACAAGAGGAGCAGCAGCGGGCAGTGGTCTGGGCCTCGCGGGCGGCTAATGCATTAGTCACTCACCTTGGCCAGGCCGATCCAGCTGTgcagcttcctgcttctccttaGGGGCCTCCCCTGCAGGCACATCCACAGGACCCTTAATCTGGGCCTGCTCCAGTACCTCTTTGTCCTCGGGCGGCTTTGGCTTCTCCTGGCTACCCTCAGCGACCACGATAACCGGATCCTGGACTGCAAGCAAAGCACAGTGAGCCGCCAGCAGCCAGAACAGACTGGGTGGTTCTCCTAAGATCAGGACCACATATCAAAGACAAATGGCAGAGTGGAGGTGAGTTTCTTCCTCTTCAGTCATTATTATCAGCTaagcagcaaagaaaatattttttcattcataggaaaaaaaaaaaaaagatcaaaattcaaCTTCTATCTATTGGCAGATGGCCACTCTATGTAATACGTGTCCACAACCACCAGGTGGCAGCATGAGCACACAGCCAGACAATGTCCCTAGGGTCTCCCAGCAGGCACCAACTGCCTGCCCTAAGGCCTAGACTGAGGCCTTTAAAGTACACTGGCTATGGTTGGGCAGGCCTG from Microtus ochrogaster isolate Prairie Vole_2 chromosome 7, MicOch1.0, whole genome shotgun sequence encodes:
- the Slc38a10 gene encoding putative sodium-coupled neutral amino acid transporter 10 isoform X2; translated protein: MTAASTSKWGLITNVVNSIVGVSVLTMPFCFKQCGIVLGALLLVFCSWMTHQSCMFLVKSASLSKRRTYAGLAFHAYGKAGKMLVETSMIGLMLGTCITFYVVIGDLGSNFFAPLIGLRVTNSFRVFLLFTVSLCIVLPLSLQRNVMASIQSFSAMALLFYTIFMFVIVLSSLKHGLFSGQWLQRVSYIRWEGIFRCVPIFGMSFACQSQVLPTYDSLDEPSVKTMSSIFASSLNVVTAFYVMVGFFGYVSFTDATAGNVLIHFPSNLVTEMIRVGFMMSVAVGFPMMILPCRQALNTLLFEQQQKDGTFAAGGYMPPLRFKVLTLSVVFGTMVGGILIPNVETILGFTGATMGSLICFICPALIYKKAHKNAPSAQVVLWVGLGVLVVSTLTTLSVSEETPLDLTQQAQSGQRGDAEGGVKVDAARLSVQDPVIVVAEGSQEKPKPPEDKEVLEQAQIKGPVDVPAGEAPKEKQEAAQLDRPGQGIAVPVGEAHRHEPPIPHDKVVVDEGQDQEGPEEKKPPPKLTDEGDPGARGQVAPPPPGSEREEQEPERGEEGKRLEQAPAVVEAEHPQKVPEANDQPPVQPRKEDSRPDTRDLHPVPQSRLSVEQNAVVAGEGGEEAAQKAEGVQEKPAESDAESNLGGKADLPAQRPEAAEEREQKEAEQPGGDQAGSKLEAEIKKLVAAGRAEMLDHAVLLQVIKEQQVQQKRLLDQQEKLLAVIEEQHKEIRQQRQEDEEDKAKPADMQPEPGVAALRGQEEEAGDQRADETVEGGPPQPLQPKGRPAPLQEMGQQPPGEAKAALGRDLADLPPGGHDKEPQGAQTKLREDQKDAALKVAGAVRELVPGDLEPVLKPDSAGAPKSPEKQLAEEVARQHQDAFGAGSQGRRKTVKEALAAGAHTPKEAGQPLAGAEAEDSRTKSRQSGPTMVSAKPADRGSQPQAGFQQEPQAIPNKGQDSHPEVRSEVPRGVHIPAEGQQGGKGDATIQETKKRPDIAVPEGQKPENVKPNRDLKVQAGSDLRRRRRDLSSHPEQELAPKGGVIISFNSLPNVQVNDLHSALDSQLRQAAGAALQVVHSRQIKQLPGELEEA
- the Slc38a10 gene encoding putative sodium-coupled neutral amino acid transporter 10 isoform X4; the encoded protein is MTAASTSKWGLITNVVNSIVGVSVLTMPFCFKQCGIVLGALLLVFCSWMTHQSCMFLVKSASLSKRRTYAGLAFHAYGKAGKMLVETSMIGLMLGTCITFYVVIGDLGSNFFAPLIGLRVTNSFRVFLLFTVSLCIVLPLSLQRNVMASIQSFSAMALLFYTIFMFVIVLSSLKHGLFSGQWLQRVSYIRWEGIFRCVPIFGMSFACQSQVLPTYDSLDEPSVKTMSSIFASSLNVVTAFYVMVGFFGYVSFTDATAGNVLIHFPSNLVTEMIRVGFMMSVAVGFPMMILPCRQALNTLLFEQQQKDGTFAAGGYMPPLRFKVLTLSVVFGTMVGGILIPNVETILGFTGATMGSLICFICPALIYKKAHKNAPSAQVVLWVGLGVLVVSTLTTLSVSEETPLDLTQQAQSGQRGDAEGGVKVDAARLSVQDPVIVVAEGSQEKPKPPEDKEVLEQAQIKGPVDVPAGEAPKEKQEAAQLDRPGQGIAVPVGEAHRHEPPIPHDKVVVDEGQDQEGPEEKKPPPKLTDEGDPGARGQVAPPPPGSEREEQEPERGEEGKRLEQAPAVVEAEHPQKVPEANDQPPVQPRKEDSRPDTRDLHPVPQSRLSVEQNAVVAGEGGEEAAQKAEGVQEKPAESDAESNLGGKADLPAQRPEAAEEREQKEAEQPGGDQAGSKLEAGRAEMLDHAVLLQVIKEQQVQQKRLLDQQEKLLAVIEEQHKEIRQQRQEDEEDKAKPADMQPEPGVAALRGQEEEAGDQRADETVEGGPPQPLQPKGRPAPLQEMGQQPPGEAKAALGRDLADLPPGGHDKEPQGAQTKLREDQKDAALKVAGAVRELVPGDLEPVLKPDSAGAPKSPEKQLAEEVARQHQDAFGAGSQGRRKTVKEALAAGAHTPKEAGQPLAGAEAEDSRTKSRQSGPTMVSAKPADRGSQPQAGFQQEPQAIPNKGQDSHPEVRSEVPRGVHIPAEGQQGGKGDATIQETKKRPDIAVPEGQKPENVKPNRDLKVQAGSDLRRRRRDLSSHPEQELAPKGGVIISFNSLPNVQVNDLHSALDSQLRQAAGAALQVVHSRQIKQLPGELEEA